The genomic stretch CGTGGGGGATCCTTCGTGGAAAGGCATCGACTGATCGAGCGCGAATGAGGACGCGGGGGTGAAGCGTCGATGGCATCGATCCGGTTTCAGGCGCGCGCGCTCGAGGATCTGGGCGCGCGTATCTTTCAGGCTGTCGCCGCGCCGGCGGCGACCGCGCGGACCGTGGCTGCCATGCTGGTTGAGGCCAACCTCAAGGGGCACGATTCGCATGGGGTGCTGCGCATCCCGCAATACATCGACCGAGTGCAAAAGGGTCAGATCCGGCCGGCCGCGCGGCCACGGGTCGAAACGGAGCGCGGCGCCACCGCGCTCGTGAGTGGGGAATGGGGGTTTGGGCAGCTGGCCGGCATCGCAGGGACCGATGAGGCGGTGAGGCGTGCTCGGGAGTTCGGGGTGGCCGCGGTGGGGGTGGTCCGCTGCAATCACCTGGGACGGGTCGGCGCCTATGTCGAACGGGCCGCCGCCGCGGACTGCGCCGCGATGGTGTGGGTGGGAGGATTGGGGACACGGCCCGCCGTGCCCCACGGGGGAAGCCGTTCAGCGCTCGGGACCAATCCGATCGCCGCGGGATTTCCGGTCGAGGACGAACACCCGGTGGTCCTGGACTACGCCACCACGGCGATCGCCGTGGGCAAGATTATGGTGGCCCGCGCCGC from bacterium encodes the following:
- a CDS encoding Ldh family oxidoreductase gives rise to the protein MASIRFQARALEDLGARIFQAVAAPAATARTVAAMLVEANLKGHDSHGVLRIPQYIDRVQKGQIRPAARPRVETERGATALVSGEWGFGQLAGIAGTDEAVRRAREFGVAAVGVVRCNHLGRVGAYVERAAAADCAAMVWVGGLGTRPAVPHGGSRSALGTNPIAAGFPVEDEHPVVLDYATTAIAVGKIMVARAAGKPLPAGLLIDKSGQPTTDPEAFFKEGALLPFGAHKGYSLSVMAELLGQALTGADRHQDPVSAEEVFRRSGALIWAIHVGAFRPVADAKGAARNLVTRLRKVPPAPGVESVQTPGEPEARTMRQRTTEGFEIAEATWRSILTAAESVGLHAADLPAPIA